One Candidatus Glassbacteria bacterium DNA window includes the following coding sequences:
- a CDS encoding Gfo/Idh/MocA family oxidoreductase: protein MDKFPDRREFLKAAAGTPVLGAFAYSAFRKGRDDQSKREIILDQAGGPAKSHPFMERKYKKLASYQSANDTINIGFIGVGSRGKDHLHDLGFFPPEELSAELKLELESRESLNVRCTAVCDLYQPNVDYAVRASGGTAKSYRTHQELLSESDVDAVVIATDDHWHAPIARAAAEAGKHVYVEKCMTQNIPEAYELRDAVKKAGIVFQLGHQNRNSVEYDSAMDVVARGMLGDITLIQCYTNRNSNNGAWFRDVPRSHGPQSASSGARNLDWEQYLSNREYRPYDPNRFFNWTCFKDYSTGLAGQLLSHEMDLINMIMQLGIPFSATASGGIYHYKQYQAVVDEHGEPLGTDEPVPAGARVRPDVPLLQREWPDVFQVTYEWPDRGLTVVYNATLGNSCSRDQIYLGSEATMEFDDGVNIYADPRSTRYAEWLESGRVQPDKPMITYRNVGGKGVEAITSATSSWSLSKGLLYTFKEGRRVSTTYLHHKNWIEHIRANDPDTLCHIGDGFQEAITMHMATASYLLGRRMHWDPEAELLTTSDGRPVEPFRAGWVA from the coding sequence ATGGATAAATTTCCTGACCGCCGGGAATTCCTTAAAGCGGCCGCCGGTACTCCCGTGCTGGGGGCTTTTGCATATTCTGCTTTCCGGAAGGGGCGAGATGATCAAAGCAAGCGGGAGATTATCCTTGATCAAGCAGGCGGTCCGGCGAAATCTCATCCCTTTATGGAGCGTAAATATAAGAAACTCGCCTCCTATCAGAGCGCGAACGATACGATCAACATCGGCTTTATTGGCGTGGGCAGCAGGGGTAAAGACCATCTCCACGACCTGGGTTTCTTCCCGCCCGAAGAGCTGAGTGCCGAGCTGAAGCTGGAACTCGAAAGCAGGGAATCGCTCAACGTTCGTTGCACGGCTGTCTGTGACTTGTATCAGCCTAACGTGGACTACGCTGTTCGTGCTTCGGGTGGAACGGCCAAATCTTATCGCACTCACCAGGAACTGTTGTCGGAAAGTGACGTGGATGCCGTGGTGATCGCAACTGACGATCATTGGCACGCGCCGATTGCCAGGGCAGCGGCCGAGGCCGGCAAACATGTCTACGTAGAGAAGTGTATGACCCAGAATATCCCGGAGGCTTACGAGTTACGCGATGCGGTAAAAAAAGCCGGGATCGTATTCCAGCTTGGCCATCAGAACCGCAACAGCGTGGAGTACGATTCGGCAATGGATGTGGTGGCCAGGGGAATGCTCGGAGATATTACGCTGATCCAATGCTACACGAACCGTAATTCGAACAACGGGGCCTGGTTCCGTGACGTTCCCAGGAGTCACGGCCCGCAAAGCGCCTCTTCCGGCGCGCGCAACTTGGACTGGGAGCAGTATCTATCCAATCGGGAATACCGGCCCTACGATCCCAACCGCTTTTTCAACTGGACATGTTTCAAGGATTACAGTACTGGTCTTGCCGGACAGTTGCTTTCTCACGAGATGGACCTGATCAACATGATCATGCAACTGGGGATTCCCTTTTCGGCTACCGCTTCGGGAGGGATTTACCACTATAAACAGTACCAGGCCGTGGTCGATGAGCACGGCGAGCCGCTGGGTACGGACGAGCCGGTGCCGGCTGGAGCCAGGGTAAGGCCGGACGTGCCTCTGCTCCAGCGTGAGTGGCCGGATGTTTTCCAGGTCACCTATGAGTGGCCTGACAGGGGTCTGACAGTGGTTTACAATGCCACTCTGGGTAATTCGTGCAGTCGCGACCAGATTTATCTGGGCAGTGAGGCCACGATGGAATTCGACGATGGAGTTAATATCTACGCCGACCCCCGCAGCACCCGCTATGCCGAGTGGCTGGAAAGTGGCAGGGTTCAGCCGGACAAGCCGATGATTACCTATCGCAATGTGGGAGGCAAGGGGGTCGAGGCGATAACATCGGCTACATCGAGCTGGAGCCTGTCGAAAGGCCTGCTCTATACTTTCAAGGAAGGGCGCAGGGTCAGTACCACCTACCTGCACCACAAAAACTGGATCGAGCATATCCGGGCAAACGATCCGGATACGTTGTGCCATATCGGGGATGGTTTTCAGGAGGCGATCACCATGCATATGGCCACAGCCAGCTATCTGCTGGGACGCCGGATGCATTGGGATCCGGAAGCAGAGCTGCTTACCACAAGCGACGGCAGGCCGGTAGAGCCGTTCCGTGCTGGTTGGGTGGCTTGA
- a CDS encoding phosphoribosylglycinamide formyltransferase, which yields MSDAGETQKLRVAVMASGGGTNLQKLLDRFPDRNSSSAHARVVLVVTDRPGAGSLDRATKAGVATEIVPPADFDSQEGFGRRLLELFEERGVGLVVLAGYLKMVPPNVVAVYSNRMINIHPALLPSFGGRGMYGRRVHEAVIASGAKLSGPTVHFINEEYDRGPIIAQSAVPVFHEDTPEELAARVLEKEHELLPEVVGLIASGRVEVVEGRVKLREE from the coding sequence ATGTCCGATGCAGGCGAAACGCAGAAACTGAGGGTGGCCGTGATGGCAAGCGGCGGCGGCACCAACCTTCAGAAGCTGCTGGACCGGTTCCCCGACCGGAACAGTTCATCCGCCCATGCCCGCGTGGTGCTGGTGGTTACCGACCGGCCGGGAGCCGGCTCGCTGGATCGCGCAACGAAAGCCGGAGTTGCCACCGAGATTGTGCCCCCGGCGGATTTCGACAGCCAGGAAGGTTTCGGCCGCAGGCTTCTCGAACTGTTCGAAGAGAGAGGGGTGGGGCTGGTCGTGCTGGCCGGCTATCTCAAGATGGTTCCTCCCAACGTGGTGGCCGTTTACAGCAACAGGATGATCAACATCCATCCGGCGCTGCTGCCATCGTTCGGGGGCCGCGGGATGTACGGCCGTCGCGTGCACGAGGCGGTCATCGCATCCGGGGCGAAACTCTCCGGACCCACGGTGCATTTCATCAACGAGGAGTACGACCGGGGACCGATTATCGCCCAGAGCGCAGTACCTGTTTTCCACGAGGACACGCCTGAGGAACTGGCCGCCCGCGTACTCGAAAAGGAACACGAATTGCTGCCGGAAGTAGTCGGACTGATCGCCAGCGGCCGGGTGGAGGTTGTTGAAGGCCGGGTGAAATTAAGAGAGGAGTAA